Proteins from a genomic interval of Callospermophilus lateralis isolate mCalLat2 chromosome 1, mCalLat2.hap1, whole genome shotgun sequence:
- the Slc35b4 gene encoding nucleotide sugar transporter SLC35B4: protein MRPAFAVGLVFAGCCSNVIFLELLARKHPGCGNIVTFAQFLFIAVEGFLFEADLGRKPPAIPIRYYAVMVTMFFTVSVVNNYALNLNIAMPLHMIFRSGSLIANMILGIIILKKRYSIFKYTSIALVSAGIFICTFMSAKQVTSQSSVGENDGFQAFAWWLLGIGALTFALLMSARMGIFQETLYKQFGKHSKEALFYNHALPLPGFIFLASDIYDHAVLFNKSELYQVPVVGVTVPIMWFYLLMNVITQYVCIRGVFILTTECASLTVTLVVTLRKFVSLIFSILYFQNPFTLWHWLGTLFVFIGTLMYTEVWNNLGTTKSQQQKADKKN, encoded by the exons GAAGCATCCAGGATGTGGGAACATCGTGACATTTGCACAGTTCTTATTTATTGCTGTGGAAGGCTTCCTCTTTGAAGCTGACTTGGGAAGGAAGCCGCCAGCTATCCCAATAAG GTACTATGCCGTGATGGTAACCATGTTCTTTACTGTCAGCGTGGTGAACAACTATGCCCTGAATCTCAACATTGCCATGCCCTTGCACATGATATTTAGATCT GGCTCCCTAATTGCCAACATGATTCTGGGAATTATCATTTTAAAGAAAAG aTACAGTATTTTCAAGTATACCTCCATTGCCCTGGTGTCTGCAGGGATTTTTATTTGCACTTTCATGTCAGCAAAGCAGGTG ACTTCCCAGTCCAGCGTGGGTGAAAATGATGGATTCCAGGCCTTTGCATGGTGGTTACTAG GCATCGGGGCACTGACTTTTGCTCTTCTGATGTCAGCAAGGATGGGTATATTCCAAGAGACTCTCTACAAACAATTTGGGAAGCACTCTAAGGAGGCCTTATTTTATAAC CACGCCCTTCCACTTCCTGGTTTCATCTTCTTGGCCTCTGATATTTATGACCATGCAGTTCTATTCAATAAGTCTG AACTCTATCAAGTTCCAGTTGTCGGTGTGACAGTGCCCATCATGTGGTTCTACCTCCTCATGAATGTTATCACTCA GTACGTGTGCATCCGGGGCGTGTTCATTCTCACAACAGAGTGTGCCTCCCTCACCGTCACGCTTGTTGTGACTCTACGCAAGTTCGTGAGCCTCATCTTTTCCATCCTGTACTTCCAGAACCCTTTCACTCTGTGGCACTGGCTGGGCACCTTGTTTGTCTTCATTGGGACCTTAATGTACACAGAAGTGTGGAACAACCTAGGAACCACAAAAAGTCAGCAGCAGAAGGCCGACAAGAAGAACTGA